A genomic window from Enoplosus armatus isolate fEnoArm2 chromosome 18, fEnoArm2.hap1, whole genome shotgun sequence includes:
- the nup54 gene encoding nucleoporin p54 → MAFSFGGGTSNTAANMSGFSFGSFGPKATASTAFGFGPTATTTTTASSGFGTLTAPGFGVATTTAAAPATGFSFGSTNTGFGGLGAGNTTAGTFGGFGTTTTTAAAPGSTFSFAAPTNTAGGLFGNTQNKGFGFSSGLGAGTATGTTGFGTGLGTTGLGGFGGFNIQPTQQQQGGLFGQQAQQPGQAQTTQLYQQVTALSAPTLLGDERDSILAKWNQLQAYWGTGKGYYSNNNPPVDFTQENPFCRFKAVGYSCVPVSKDEDGLVVLVLNKKEADVRAQQQQLVESVHKVLGSNQTLTVNVDGVKALPNDQTEVIIYVVERSPNGTSKRIPATTLFGYLEQANIKVQLTQIGVAMSVTRTELSPAQLKQLLQNAPAGVDPIIWEQAKVDNPDPEKLIPVPMVGFKELLRRLQIQEQMTKQHQTRVDIISSDISELQKNQATTVAKIAQYKRKLMDLSHRVLQVLIKQEIQRKSGYAIQVDEEHLRVQLDTIQSELNAPTQFKGRLNELMSQIRMQNHFGAVRSEERYSVDADLLREIKQHLKQQQDGLSHLISVIKDDLEDIKLIEHGLSDSGHMRGGILS, encoded by the exons ATGGCGTTCAGTTTCGGCGGCGGCACGAGTAACACAGCGGCAA ACATGTCCGGGTTTTCATTCGGTTCATTTGGTCCCAAAGCCACAGCATCAACAGCATTTGGCTTTGGCCccacagccaccaccaccaccaccgcctcATCCGGATTCGGCA CTCTTACAGCCCCAGGTTTTGGCGTAgccaccaccactgctgctgcaccagCCACAGGATTTAGTTTTGGCTCCACCAACACTG GATTTGGGGGGCTGGGAGCTGGAAACACCACGGCTG GCACGTTTGGTGGCTTTGGGACGACTACAACAACTGCCGCTGCACCAGGGTCCACTTTTAGCTTTGCTGCTCCCACCAACACCGCAG GAGGCCTGTTTGGTAACACGCAGAACAAAGGTTTTGGGTTCTCCTCTGGCCTTGGCGCTGGGACCGCTACTGGGACAACAGGATTTGGAACTGGATTAGGAACAACTGGGCTGGGTGGGTTTGGAGGCTTTAATATCCAGCCaacccagcagcagcaag gAGGCTTGTTTGGTCAGCAGGCCCAGCAACCGGGTCAGGCTCAGACCACCCAGCTTTACCAACAGGTCACTGCTCTGTCAGCTCCCACCTTGTTAGGAGATGAGCGCGACTCCATCTTAGCCAAATGGAACCAACTGCAAGCTTACTGGGGCACTGGGAAGGGCTactacagcaacaacaacccACCTGTTGACTTTACCCAGGAGAACCCCTTCTGCAGGTTCAAG GCGGTGGGGTATAGCTGCGTCCCAGTAAGTAAGGATGAGGATGGTTTAGTGGTCTTGGTTCTTAATAAAAAGGAAGCTGATGTgcgagctcagcagcagcaactggTGGAGTCCGTCCACAAGGTCCTGGGAAGCAACCAGACACTCACTGTCAATGTAGACGGTGTCAAAGCCCTGCCCAATGACCA GACAGAAGTGATAATTTACGTGGTGGAGCGTTCTCCTAATGGCACCTCCAAGCGGATCCCCGCCACCACGCTCTTCGGTTATCTGGAGCAGGCCAACATCAAAGTCCAGCTCACCCAGATTGGAGTGGCCATGTCTGTCACACGCACAGAGCTGTCTCCAGCTcagctcaaacagctgctgcaaaatGCACCTGCAG GAGTGGACCCCATAATTTGGGAGCAGGCTAAGGTGGACAACCCCGACCCAGAGAA ATTAATCCCAGTGCCCATGGTGGGTTTTAAGGAGCTGCTTCGCAGGCTGCAGATCCAGGAGCAGATGACCAAACAGCACCAGACCAGAGTGGAT ATTATCTCCAGTGACATCAGTGAACTGCAGAAGAACCAGGCGACCACAGTGGCCAAGATTGCCCAGTACAAGAGGAAGCTGATGGATCTCTCTCACAGGGTGCTGCAG GTGCTGATCAAACAGGAGATTCAGAGAAAAAGTGGTTATGCTATTCAAGTGGATGAGGAGCACCTCAGGGTGCAGCTGGACACCATTCAGTCTGAACTCAATGCCCCCACACAGTTCAAG GGTCGGTTGAATGAATTAATGTCCCAAATCCGGATGCAGAATCACTTTGGAGCTGTGAGATCAGAGGAGCGCTACAGTGTTGATGCAGACCTTCTGAGAGAAATCAAACAA CActtgaaacagcagcaggatggtttAAGTCATTTGATCAGCGTCATCAAAGATGACTTGGAAGACATCAAACTCATAGAGCATGGGCTGAGTGACAGCGGACACATGAGAGGAGGCATCCTGAGCTGA
- the LOC139301211 gene encoding serine/threonine-protein phosphatase with EF-hands 2-like — protein MGCGMGKSQLQLKKCDRVSLSVPAIRAALLIQRWYRQYVARLEMRRRCTWNIFQSIEYAGEQDQIKLYDFFGFLMDHFTPASSERNLISHIFRKNEICRDTEWERYFCYKSIEVPDSYTGPHLTFPVTFCGVSKLVEAFKHKQQLHARYVLQLLGETWRLLRILPNINQVSACHTKEITICGDLHGHLEDLLLIFYKNGLPSSEKPYVFNGDFVDRGKNSLEILLILFGFLLVYPNDVHLNRGNHEDHIVNLRYGFTKEVLGKYRMHGKRILKLLQKIFSWLPLATVIDHKVLIVHGGISDTTDLDTIARVDRHKYVSALRPPKPTYHAVNGSKTQTMNNRNTEEALGPVEGRRRVCSLTHHGSAPAHRHELPRRSLHNAPTSSQLNWSVEEELKRRRRLAGFDQSYGELKKSDSDSDPESGETTETDEQEWKQIVDMLWSDPMPQNGCITNEVRGGGCYWGPDVTEEVLGRHNLQLLIRSHECKQEGYEFCHNRKVLTIFSASNYYEVGSNRGAYIRMGPDLVPHFVQYQASRTCRELTLRQSVGWTERSALRALREQLFVHKSDLISAFQEFDPNNTGMISLRHWASVTERVLNLGLPWRVLRSQLVSSTQDGMVDYQQWIRELSITEPKLEISDDSILETMYKNHSNLETIFRIIDTDHSGLISFEEFRQTWKLLSSHLKTEISDKAIADLAQSIDFNKDGSIDINEFMEAFRLVDISAHT, from the exons ATGGGATGTGGCATGGGAAAATCACAACTGCAGCTGAAGAAATGTGACAGAG TGAGCCTCTCGGTTCCAg CAATCAGAGCGGCCCTGTTGATCCAGCGCTGGTACCGTCAGTATGTTGCTCGGCTGGAGATGAGACGCAGGTGCACGTGGAACATTTTCCAGTCTATCGAATATGCCGGAGAGCAAGACCAGATCAAG CTCTACGATTTCTTTGGTTTCTTGATGGACCACTTCACCCCAGCCAGCAGCGAAA GAAACCTAATATCTCACATCTTTCGTAAGAATGAAATATGCCGTGACACAGAATGGGAGAGATATTTTTGTTACAAGAGCATTGAAGTACCCGACAGCTACACCGGCCCCCATCTGACCTTCCCCGTGACCTTCTGTGGGGTGTCGAAGCTGGTGGAAGCCTTCAAGCACAAACAA CAGCTCCATGCACGATATGTTCTGCAGCTTCTTGGAGAGACTTGGAGACTTCTAAGAATCCTTCCAAATATCAACCAAGTCTCAGCCTGCCATACCAAGGAGATTACCATATGCG GAGATTTACATGGGCACCTTGAAGATCTGCTGCTGATATTCTATAAG AATGGTTTGCCGTCCTCTGAGAAACCGTATGTCTTCAATGGAGACTTTGTGGATCGTGGCAAAAACTCCTTAGAGATCCTGCTCATCCTGTTTGGGTTCCTGCTGGTCTATCCTAATGATGTCCACCTGAACAGAGGGAACCATGAGGACCACATTGTTAACCTGAG ATATGGTTTCACTAAAGAAGTTTTGGGGAAATATAGG ATGCATGGCAAGAGGATCCTAAAGCTTCTCCAGAAGATTTTCAGCTGGCTGCCTCTGGCCACAGTGATTGATCATAAGGTGCTGATTGTGCATGGTGGGATCTCTGACACCACAGACCTTGACACGATAGCCAGAGTGGACAGACACAAA TATGTGTCGGCTCTCAGGCCTCCTAAGCCGACCTATCATGCAGTCAATGGCAGTAAGACTCAAACAATGAacaacaggaacacagaggaagcTCTCGGACCGGTGGAAGGCCGGCGTCGAGTGTGTTCCCTGACTCACCACGGCTCAGCGCCGGCTCACAGGCACGAACTCCCACGCCGCTCGCTCCACAACGCGCCCACGAGCAGTCAACTCAACTGgtcagtggaggaggagctgaagaggaggCGCAGACTGGCCGGGTTTGACCAGTCCTACGGAGAACTGAAGAAGTCTGACTCTGACTCAGACCCGGAGTCTggtgaaacaacagaaacagatgagCAGGAGTGGAAACAA ATAGTGGACATGTTGTGGAGTGACCCAATGCCCCAAAATGGCTGCATTACCAATGAGGTGCGAGGCGGCGGCTGCTACTGGGGGCCAGATGTGACAGAGGAAGTGCTGGGAAGACACAACCTCCAGCTCCTCATCCGCTCCCATGAGTGCAAACAGGAAGGTTATGAGTTCTGCCACAACCGCAAG GTGCTGACTATATTTTCAGCGTCTAACTACTACGAGGTGGGCAGCAACAGAGGAGCCTACATCAGAATGGGTCCTGATCTGGTCCCCCACTTTGTTCAGTATCAAGCCAGCAGGACGTGCAGAGAGCTCACTCTAAGACAAag TGTCGGGTGGACAGAGAGATCAGCCCTGCGAGCTCTGAGGGAACAACTGTTTGTACATAAGTCAGATCTCATCAGTGCCTTCCAGGAGTTTGATCCTAACAACACAG ggATGATCTCTCTAAGGCACTGGGCCAGCGTCACAGAGAGGGTACTGAATCTGGGTCTGCCCTGGAGGGTGCTGCGCTCTCAGCTTGTCAGCAGCACCCAGGATGGCATGGTGGACTACCAGCAGTGGATAAGGGAGCTCTCCATCACTGAGCCCAAGCTAGAG ATCTCAGATGACAGTATCCTGGAGACGATGTACAAAAATCACTCCAACCTGGAAACCATCTTCCGAATCATAGACACAGATCACTCAG GTTTGATCTCTTTCGAGGAGTTCCGTCAGACCTGGAAGCTCCTGAGCTCTCACCTCAAGACAGAGATCAGTGACAAGGCCATTGCAGACCTGGCCCAGAGCATTGACTTCAACAAGGACGGGAGCATCGATATCAATGAGTTCATGGAGGCTTTCCGGCTGGTGGATATCTCTGCACATACCTGA